From a single Sander vitreus isolate 19-12246 chromosome 2, sanVit1, whole genome shotgun sequence genomic region:
- the pdcd11 gene encoding protein RRP5 homolog isoform X2 yields MASVEEDFPRGGTAKKPTESKIVVQRTEVDNLFQSNEKAETKKRKGAVKDDGKKLKKPKTGKGDGLTLNAAAKCVEILHIKNVKEGILMLGCVKEVTDFEVTVSLPCGMQGYLSIRNICDSYTKLLSEQLESADTEEICSLPQIFYPGMVFRCVVAKLDIARGGSLSIQLSINPKLINKALTSTTLKAGMVLSGCVESVEDHGYIVDIGINGTKAFLHKKAVKDKQSPEDLSMGQYVTSQVEEVKNDGRVVRLSVSPPAVAQACAESEHGWNLTNLLPGLLVKATIKKVTKHGLILDFLSSFSGQVDFLHMEPGQTSSYTEGAEVRACVLYVEPSTRLVGLSLRSYLLQPGTRVDPSPAGGDRIGEVVQNCKMTTMHHMSGAMLELPDKTLAFVHRNHLKESNEPANENRVLAMTEHTCRILDFSAMDQVHFASLRKSVIDKRFYRYHDLQAGHVVEGTVAVLLNHGMVVHLSDHIKGLVPRTHLSDILLKNPEKKYIEGMKIKCRVLSVDAENKKLYLTRKKALVESSLPLFLSYADARPGCVSHGYIVCIKDFGCIVRFYNNVKGLVPLSELSSEPVINPEEVFYVGQVFKAKVLQCDPDKAKMLLSFKAAAGDTEEAATAQFDCEVGKRLEAKVLKKSVNGLEVAVLPDEVRAVLPTTHLSDHISNCPLLWESLQEGDVISNVMCFNKNKQNITLTKKPTVRWSLEEGVVAKDFSEITVGMQLIGWIKNIMSYGVFVEFPYGLVGLAPKSAMTDKFISDTIAVFQSGQTVLAKVTNLDEEKRRFLVTLKMSEVISPEGDVQTRLINGLKERKSVAEMVAVRENGDLRQQLAALSVGQKLKLTVDTAKDCAATFKSDDLAGATILATKHHVMGVNLTPGQKATAVILRVDVLSSCVHVSLLPKLVAKKKSLAEGTKYTAMVQHIDGDFAIISLEDTAQLTVIQISSHLNETFLSESEKLKAGMCLAVEVIEPSCQELQGLSLVSWQRTAPNRQRTTSENQTSSKGYCFGDIVRGKVRTVKPTSLQVTLEDGSTGSVHVSEVVEGADVCQGSFPTASVKVGSTVTARVIGGREASSHRYLPFSHPKFTYTIPELTLIPSKLDKCPDLKAVTVKEKINRYKVGEEVTCFVSKFNPVRKILEVTTDPCVTGTVELLAMITDPKEASHPEKLYKLGQAVHAKVVEVISKPQRFMLSLTGVHKLEKYSVALGMVTNIQPQVGLLVKLPFGGMGTVDVTDLADAYRPNPLDGYSKDKLLRFFLFGEEKGKWHLSLRPSRLNPQQAKPAKDPEVLSVDQLKAGQIIRGYVKSVGEQGVFIRLSRSITGRAQLQQSTKYFVNHHKVLSERLTPNTLLSTKILSIDKEEELVHLSLLPEDTGKPDVLPESLGLPLRLFGEEKKEHDTKKKMKRAASESEQKQKESQVPKKKKTKKAKTDDSDSGVEVYFREEEDKEVEEEPTSNSVKVTHSSADPCRLQVATGFSWDVGLSSLKPASAAQEGDSSDGEDQDGSSKPQKKSRHELEQEKKAAEKALVQRETELMDPSLRPQDAAAFERLLLASPNSSLLWLQYMAHHLQATQIEQARAVAERAIKTISFREEQEKLNVWVALLNLENMYGTEESLKKVFERALQFCEPMPVYQQLADIYAKSDKTKEAEGLYKTMVKRFRQNKAVWLSYGTFLLQQGQSDTASALLQRALKSLPSKESVDVIAKFAQLEFRYGDSEKGRTMFDKVLTSYPKRTDLWSVFIDLMVKHGSQKEVRALFDRVIHLSVSVKKIKFFFKRYLEYEKKHGTPQSIQAVKEKAMEFVEAKGTEAAN; encoded by the exons ATGGCATCAGTGGAGGAGGACTTCCCTCGAGGAGGAACAGCAAAGAAGCCCACAGAGAGTAAAATAGTGGTTCAGCGGACTGAAGTGGACAACTTGTTCCAG TCGAACGAAAAAGCagaaaccaaaaaaagaaagggggcGGTCAAAGATGACGGAAAGAAGCTCAAGAAGCCAAAGACGGGCAAAGGAGATGGTCTGACGCTAAATGCAGCAGCCAAGTGTGTGGAAATTCTACATATCAAG AATGTGAAGGAGGGTATCCTGATGCTGGGCTGTGTGAAGGAGGTAACTGACTTTGAGGTGACAGTCAGCCTGCCCTGTGGCATGCAAGGCTATCTCAGCATCAGGAACATCTGTGACTCGTACACCAAGCTCCTCAGCGAACAACTGGAGTCAGCTGATACAGAG GAGATCTGCTCTCTGCCACAAATATTCTACCCTGGCATGGTGTTCAGGTGTGTGGTTGCCAAGTTAGATATAGCCAGAGGAGGCTCTCTTAGCATCCAGCTGTCAATCAATCCAAAGCTGATCAACAAGGCTCTCACCTCAACCACTCTGAAAGCTGGCAtg GTCTTGAGCGGATGTGTGGAGAGTGTGGAGGATCATGGCTACATAGTGGACATTGGCATCAATGGAACCAAAGCCTTCCTGCACAAGAAAGCAGTGAAAGATAAACAGAGCCCAGAAG ATCTGTCCATGGGTCAGTATGTGACTTCTCAAGTGGAAGAAGTAAAGAACGATGGGCGTGTGGTCCGCCTTTCTGTCAGCCCCCCGGCCGTCGCCCAGGCTTGTGCTGAATCCGAGCACGGCTGGAACCTCACTAACCTGCTGCCTGGGCTTCTGGTCAAAGCTACGATCAAAAAG GTGACCAAACACGGTCTGATCCTGGACTTCCTGTCCTCCTTCAGTGGCCAGGTGGACTTTCTCCACATGGAGCCAGGGCAGACCTCAAGCTACACCGAGGGAGCTGAG GTGCGAGCCTGTGTGCTGTATGTGGAGCCGTCCACCCGTCTGGTGGGCCTGAGCCTGCGCAGCTACCTCCTTCAGCCCGGGACCAGAGTTGACCCGTCTCCTGCTGGAGGTGACCGCATTGGTGAGGTGGTGCAGAACTGCAAGATGACCACTATGCACCACATGTCTGGAGCCATGTTGGAACTGCCAGACAAAACTTTGGCCTTTGTACAC AGGAACCACCTGAAGGAGTCTAATGAGCCAGCCAATGAAAACAGAGTGCTGGCCATGACTGAGCACACCTGCAGGATCCTGGACTTCAGCGCCATGGACCAAGTTCATTTTGCTTCTCTGCGAAA GAGTGTGATTGACAAGCGTTTTTATAGATATCATGATCTTCAGGCCGGACATGTTGTAGAG GGAACAGTGGCAGTTCTGCTGAATCACGGCATGGTGGTGCATCTGTCCGACCACATCAAAGGCCTGGTGCCCCGGACACACCTGTCTGATATCCTCCTTAAGAACCCAGAGAAGAAGTACATAGAGGGCATGAAGATCAAATGTCGG GTGCTGTCAGTCGACGCAGAGAATAAGAAGCTGTATCTGACCAGAAAGAAGGCCCTGGTTGAAAGCTCTCTGCCATTGTTCCTCAGCTATGCCGATGCCCGTCCTGGCTGCGTCTCCCATGGCTACATCGTCTGCATCAAAGACTTTGGCTGCATCGTTCGTTTCTACAACAACGTCAAGGGTCTGGTGCCGCTCAGCGAGCTCAGCTCTGAGCCCGTCATCAATCCTGAGGAGGTCTTCTATGTGGGGCAG GTATTTAAGGCTAAGGTTCTTCAGTGTGACCCCGACAAGGCGAAGATGTTGCTGTCATTTAAGGCCGCGGCAGGAGACACTGAGGAAGCTGCCACGGCCCAGTTTGACTGTGAGGTGGGGAAG AGGCTGGAGGCCAAGGTGCTGAAAAAGTCAGTCAACGGTCTGGAGGTGGCCGTCCTCCCTGATGAGGTCCGAGCCGTACTACCCACGACGCACCTTTCTGATCACATCTCCAACTGCCCTCTGCTGTGGGAGAGCCTGCAGGAGGGAGACGTCATCTCAAACGTCATGTGCTTCAACAAGAACAAACAGAATATT ACCCTCACTAAGAAACCAACAGTGAGATGGTCCCTGGAGGAAGGAGTGGTTGCCAAGGACTTCTCTGAAATCACAGTTGGAATGCAGCTGATTGGCTGGATCAAGAACATCATGTCTTATGGCGTCTTTGTGGAGTTCCCATACGGGCTTGTTGGTCTTGCACCCAAGTCG gccaTGACCGACAAGTTCATCAGCGATACGATAGCCGTCTTCCAGTCGGGCCAGACGGTGCTCGCTAAAGTGACCAACCTGGATGAGGAAAAACGGCGTTTCCTGGTCACGCTGAAGATGTCGGAGGTCATATCTCCAGAGGGTGATGTCCAGACCAGACTCATCAATGGTCTGAAGGAGAGAAAATCTGTGGCTGAAATGGTAGCTGTGAGAG AGAACGGTGATCTCCGCCAGCAGCTGGCCGCTCTGTCCGTTGGTCAGAAGCTGAAGCTGACTGTAGACACTGCGAAGGACTGTGCTGCCACCTTTAAGTCTGATGATTTGGCCGGTGCTACCATACTAGCCACcaagcaccatgtcatgg GTGTTAATTTGACCCCAGGACAGAAAGCTACTGCGGTCATCCTCCGTGTTGACGTCCTGTCGTCATGTGTCCATGTGTCCCTCCTTCCCAAGCTGGTGGCGAAGAAGAAATCT TTAGCTGAAGGAACAAAGTACACAGCAATGGTGCAGCACATCGACGGAGACTTTGCCATCATCTCGCTGGAAGACACGGCACAGCTGACTGTGATCCAAATCAGCAGCCACCTGAATGAGACGTTTCTGTCCGAGTCAGAGAAGCTGAAGGCGGGGATGTGTTTGGCCGTCGAGGTCATAGAACCCAGCTGTCAGGAACTGCAGGGGCTCTCCCTGGTGTCGTGGCAGCGCACCGCACCAAACCGACAGCGCACCACCTCGGAAAATCAGACGAGCTCTAAGGGTTACTGCTTTGGTGACATCGTGCGGGGTAAAGTACGGACCGTGAAGCCCACCTCCCTTCAGGTCACACTAGAGGATGGAAGCACTGGCAGCGTGCACGTGTCTGAGGTGGTGGAGGGTGCAGATGTGTGTCAGGGATCGTTCCCCACTGCCTCTGTTAAAGTGGGCAGTACGGTCACCGCCAGGGTCATCGGAGGGCGAGAAGCCTCCAGTCACAG ATACTTGCCCTTCTCCCATCCCAAATTTACATACACCATTCCTGAGCTCACTCTCATACCCAG TAAACTTGATAAGTGTCCAGATCTCAAAGCAgttacagtaaaagaaaaaataaaccgCTATAAGGTCGGGGAAGAAGTGACATGCTTTGTATCAAAG TTTAATCCAGTGAGGAAGATTTTGGAGGTCACCACTGATCCTTGTGTTACTGGGACAGTTGAACTGCTGGCCATGATCACCGACCCAAAA gagGCCAGCCACCCAGAGAAGCTGTACAAGCTGGGCCAGGCAGTCCATGCCAAAGTGGTAGAAGTGATCTCCAAACCTCAACGCTTTATGCTGTCACTCACAG GTGTCCATAAACTGGAGAAATACAGTGTAGCTTTGGGGATGGTGACTAATATTCAGCCACAAGTTGGCCTCCTGGTCAAACTTCCCTTTGGCGGCATGGGAACTGTTGATGTCACTGACCTGGCTGATGCCTACAGGCCAAACCCCCTGGACGGGTACAGCAAGGATAAGCTGCTCAG GTTTTTCCTTTTTGGGGAAGAGAAAGGCAAGTGGCATTTGTCCCTACGTCCATCAAG GCTGAACCCACAGCAGGCCAAGCCAGCAAAGGACCCAGAAGTTTTGTCTGTAGACCAACTGAAGGCAGGCCAGATCATCAGAGGCTACGTCAAGTCCGTGGGAGAGCAGGGGGTCTTCATCAG GTTGTCAAGAAGCATCACAGGAAGAGCCCAACTTCAGCAGTCCACTAAGTACTTTGTTAACCACCACAAAGTCCTCTCTGAGCGCCTGACTCCCAACACCCTGCTCTCTACCAAGATcctcag TATTGACAAAGAGGAGGAGTTGGTCCACCTCTCGCTGCTCCCAGAGGACACCGGGAAGCCAGACGTCCTTCCAGAGTCTCTCGGTCTGCCGCTGCGTCTCTTcggagaggagaagaaggaacATGACACTAAGAAGAAGATGAAACGTGCAGCGTCTGAGAGCGAGCAG AAACAAAAAGAGTCCCAGGTccccaagaagaagaaaaccaaGAAAGCAAAGACTGACGACAGTGACAGCGGAGTGGAGGTGTACTTTAGAGAAGAGGAAGACAAGGAAGTTGAAGAAGAACCCACATCTAATTCTGTAAAA GTGACGCACAGCTCAGCGGATCCATGCAGGCTGCAGGTGGCAACAGGTTTCTCCTGGGACGTGGGACTGAGCTCCCTGAAGCCTGCCTCTGCAGCGCAGGAGGGGGACTCCAGTGATGGAGAGGACCAAGATGGAAGCAGCAAG CCCCAGAAAAAGTCTCGTCATGAACTTGAGCAAGAGAAAAAGGCCGCAGAGAAGGCCCTGGTACAGCGTGAGACTGAGCTGATGGATCCGAGCCTGCGACCCCAGGACGCAGCCGCCTTTGAGCGCCTGCTCCTCGCTTCACCCAACAGCTCACTGCTTTGGCTCCAGTACATGGCTCACCATCTACAGGCCACCCAGATCGAGCAGGCCCGCGCTGTGGCCGAGAGGGCCATCAAGACCATCTCCTTTAG GGAAGAGCAAGAGAAGCTGAATGTGTGGGTGGCCCTGCTGAACCTGGAGAACATGTACGGCACTGAGGAGAGCCTGAAGAAAGTGTTTGAGCGGGCGCTGCAGTTCTGCGAGCCCATGCCTGTGTACCAGCAGCTGGCTGACATCTACGCAAAGTCCGACAAAACCAAG GAGGCGGAGGGCCTGTATAAGACGATGGTAAAGCGTTTCCGTCAGAACAAGGCAGTGTGGCTGAGCTACGGGACCTTCCTGCTCCAGCAGGGTCAAAGTGACACTGCCAGTGCTCTCCTGCAGAGGGCGCTCAAGAGTCTGCCCTCCAAAGAAA GTGTGGATGTGATTGCCAAGTTCGCTCAGCTGGAGTTCCGTTATGGTGATTCAGAGAAAGGTCGCACCATGTTTGACAAAGTCCTTACGAGCTACCCGAAACGCACAGACCTCTGGTCCGTCTTTATCGACCTTATGGTCAAACATGGATCACAGAAGGAAGTTAG GGCGCTCTTTGATCGCGTGATCCACCTGAGTGTTTCAGTAAAAAAGATCAAGTTCTTCTTCAAGCGTTACTTGGAGTACGAGAAGAAGCACGGCACTCCACAGAGCATCCAAGCAGTCAAGGAGAAGGCCATGGAATTTGTGGAAGCTAAAGGCACAGAGGCTGCCAACTAA
- the pdcd11 gene encoding protein RRP5 homolog isoform X1, which produces MASVEEDFPRGGTAKKPTESKIVVQRTEVDNLFQSNEKAETKKRKGAVKDDGKKLKKPKTGKGDGLTLNAAAKCVEILHIKNVKEGILMLGCVKEVTDFEVTVSLPCGMQGYLSIRNICDSYTKLLSEQLESADTEEICSLPQIFYPGMVFRCVVAKLDIARGGSLSIQLSINPKLINKALTSTTLKAGMVLSGCVESVEDHGYIVDIGINGTKAFLHKKAVKDKQSPEDLSMGQYVTSQVEEVKNDGRVVRLSVSPPAVAQACAESEHGWNLTNLLPGLLVKATIKKVTKHGLILDFLSSFSGQVDFLHMEPGQTSSYTEGAEVRACVLYVEPSTRLVGLSLRSYLLQPGTRVDPSPAGGDRIGEVVQNCKMTTMHHMSGAMLELPDKTLAFVHRNHLKESNEPANENRVLAMTEHTCRILDFSAMDQVHFASLRKSVIDKRFYRYHDLQAGHVVEGTVAVLLNHGMVVHLSDHIKGLVPRTHLSDILLKNPEKKYIEGMKIKCRVLSVDAENKKLYLTRKKALVESSLPLFLSYADARPGCVSHGYIVCIKDFGCIVRFYNNVKGLVPLSELSSEPVINPEEVFYVGQVFKAKVLQCDPDKAKMLLSFKAAAGDTEEAATAQFDCEVGKRLEAKVLKKSVNGLEVAVLPDEVRAVLPTTHLSDHISNCPLLWESLQEGDVISNVMCFNKNKQNITLTKKPTVRWSLEEGVVAKDFSEITVGMQLIGWIKNIMSYGVFVEFPYGLVGLAPKSAMTDKFISDTIAVFQSGQTVLAKVTNLDEEKRRFLVTLKMSEVISPEGDVQTRLINGLKERKSVAEMVAVRENGDLRQQLAALSVGQKLKLTVDTAKDCAATFKSDDLAGATILATKHHVMGVNLTPGQKATAVILRVDVLSSCVHVSLLPKLVAKKKSLAEGTKYTAMVQHIDGDFAIISLEDTAQLTVIQISSHLNETFLSESEKLKAGMCLAVEVIEPSCQELQGLSLVSWQRTAPNRQRTTSENQTSSKGYCFGDIVRGKVRTVKPTSLQVTLEDGSTGSVHVSEVVEGADVCQGSFPTASVKVGSTVTARVIGGREASSHRYLPFSHPKFTYTIPELTLIPSKLDKCPDLKAVTVKEKINRYKVGEEVTCFVSKFNPVRKILEVTTDPCVTGTVELLAMITDPKEASHPEKLYKLGQAVHAKVVEVISKPQRFMLSLTGVHKLEKYSVALGMVTNIQPQVGLLVKLPFGGMGTVDVTDLADAYRPNPLDGYSKDKLLRFFLFGEEKGKWHLSLRPSRLNPQQAKPAKDPEVLSVDQLKAGQIIRGYVKSVGEQGVFIRLSRSITGRAQLQQSTKYFVNHHKVLSERLTPNTLLSTKILSIDKEEELVHLSLLPEDTGKPDVLPESLGLPLRLFGEEKKEHDTKKKMKRAASESEQKQKESQVPKKKKTKKAKTDDSDSGVEVYFREEEDKEVEEEPTSNSVKQVTHSSADPCRLQVATGFSWDVGLSSLKPASAAQEGDSSDGEDQDGSSKPQKKSRHELEQEKKAAEKALVQRETELMDPSLRPQDAAAFERLLLASPNSSLLWLQYMAHHLQATQIEQARAVAERAIKTISFREEQEKLNVWVALLNLENMYGTEESLKKVFERALQFCEPMPVYQQLADIYAKSDKTKEAEGLYKTMVKRFRQNKAVWLSYGTFLLQQGQSDTASALLQRALKSLPSKESVDVIAKFAQLEFRYGDSEKGRTMFDKVLTSYPKRTDLWSVFIDLMVKHGSQKEVRALFDRVIHLSVSVKKIKFFFKRYLEYEKKHGTPQSIQAVKEKAMEFVEAKGTEAAN; this is translated from the exons ATGGCATCAGTGGAGGAGGACTTCCCTCGAGGAGGAACAGCAAAGAAGCCCACAGAGAGTAAAATAGTGGTTCAGCGGACTGAAGTGGACAACTTGTTCCAG TCGAACGAAAAAGCagaaaccaaaaaaagaaagggggcGGTCAAAGATGACGGAAAGAAGCTCAAGAAGCCAAAGACGGGCAAAGGAGATGGTCTGACGCTAAATGCAGCAGCCAAGTGTGTGGAAATTCTACATATCAAG AATGTGAAGGAGGGTATCCTGATGCTGGGCTGTGTGAAGGAGGTAACTGACTTTGAGGTGACAGTCAGCCTGCCCTGTGGCATGCAAGGCTATCTCAGCATCAGGAACATCTGTGACTCGTACACCAAGCTCCTCAGCGAACAACTGGAGTCAGCTGATACAGAG GAGATCTGCTCTCTGCCACAAATATTCTACCCTGGCATGGTGTTCAGGTGTGTGGTTGCCAAGTTAGATATAGCCAGAGGAGGCTCTCTTAGCATCCAGCTGTCAATCAATCCAAAGCTGATCAACAAGGCTCTCACCTCAACCACTCTGAAAGCTGGCAtg GTCTTGAGCGGATGTGTGGAGAGTGTGGAGGATCATGGCTACATAGTGGACATTGGCATCAATGGAACCAAAGCCTTCCTGCACAAGAAAGCAGTGAAAGATAAACAGAGCCCAGAAG ATCTGTCCATGGGTCAGTATGTGACTTCTCAAGTGGAAGAAGTAAAGAACGATGGGCGTGTGGTCCGCCTTTCTGTCAGCCCCCCGGCCGTCGCCCAGGCTTGTGCTGAATCCGAGCACGGCTGGAACCTCACTAACCTGCTGCCTGGGCTTCTGGTCAAAGCTACGATCAAAAAG GTGACCAAACACGGTCTGATCCTGGACTTCCTGTCCTCCTTCAGTGGCCAGGTGGACTTTCTCCACATGGAGCCAGGGCAGACCTCAAGCTACACCGAGGGAGCTGAG GTGCGAGCCTGTGTGCTGTATGTGGAGCCGTCCACCCGTCTGGTGGGCCTGAGCCTGCGCAGCTACCTCCTTCAGCCCGGGACCAGAGTTGACCCGTCTCCTGCTGGAGGTGACCGCATTGGTGAGGTGGTGCAGAACTGCAAGATGACCACTATGCACCACATGTCTGGAGCCATGTTGGAACTGCCAGACAAAACTTTGGCCTTTGTACAC AGGAACCACCTGAAGGAGTCTAATGAGCCAGCCAATGAAAACAGAGTGCTGGCCATGACTGAGCACACCTGCAGGATCCTGGACTTCAGCGCCATGGACCAAGTTCATTTTGCTTCTCTGCGAAA GAGTGTGATTGACAAGCGTTTTTATAGATATCATGATCTTCAGGCCGGACATGTTGTAGAG GGAACAGTGGCAGTTCTGCTGAATCACGGCATGGTGGTGCATCTGTCCGACCACATCAAAGGCCTGGTGCCCCGGACACACCTGTCTGATATCCTCCTTAAGAACCCAGAGAAGAAGTACATAGAGGGCATGAAGATCAAATGTCGG GTGCTGTCAGTCGACGCAGAGAATAAGAAGCTGTATCTGACCAGAAAGAAGGCCCTGGTTGAAAGCTCTCTGCCATTGTTCCTCAGCTATGCCGATGCCCGTCCTGGCTGCGTCTCCCATGGCTACATCGTCTGCATCAAAGACTTTGGCTGCATCGTTCGTTTCTACAACAACGTCAAGGGTCTGGTGCCGCTCAGCGAGCTCAGCTCTGAGCCCGTCATCAATCCTGAGGAGGTCTTCTATGTGGGGCAG GTATTTAAGGCTAAGGTTCTTCAGTGTGACCCCGACAAGGCGAAGATGTTGCTGTCATTTAAGGCCGCGGCAGGAGACACTGAGGAAGCTGCCACGGCCCAGTTTGACTGTGAGGTGGGGAAG AGGCTGGAGGCCAAGGTGCTGAAAAAGTCAGTCAACGGTCTGGAGGTGGCCGTCCTCCCTGATGAGGTCCGAGCCGTACTACCCACGACGCACCTTTCTGATCACATCTCCAACTGCCCTCTGCTGTGGGAGAGCCTGCAGGAGGGAGACGTCATCTCAAACGTCATGTGCTTCAACAAGAACAAACAGAATATT ACCCTCACTAAGAAACCAACAGTGAGATGGTCCCTGGAGGAAGGAGTGGTTGCCAAGGACTTCTCTGAAATCACAGTTGGAATGCAGCTGATTGGCTGGATCAAGAACATCATGTCTTATGGCGTCTTTGTGGAGTTCCCATACGGGCTTGTTGGTCTTGCACCCAAGTCG gccaTGACCGACAAGTTCATCAGCGATACGATAGCCGTCTTCCAGTCGGGCCAGACGGTGCTCGCTAAAGTGACCAACCTGGATGAGGAAAAACGGCGTTTCCTGGTCACGCTGAAGATGTCGGAGGTCATATCTCCAGAGGGTGATGTCCAGACCAGACTCATCAATGGTCTGAAGGAGAGAAAATCTGTGGCTGAAATGGTAGCTGTGAGAG AGAACGGTGATCTCCGCCAGCAGCTGGCCGCTCTGTCCGTTGGTCAGAAGCTGAAGCTGACTGTAGACACTGCGAAGGACTGTGCTGCCACCTTTAAGTCTGATGATTTGGCCGGTGCTACCATACTAGCCACcaagcaccatgtcatgg GTGTTAATTTGACCCCAGGACAGAAAGCTACTGCGGTCATCCTCCGTGTTGACGTCCTGTCGTCATGTGTCCATGTGTCCCTCCTTCCCAAGCTGGTGGCGAAGAAGAAATCT TTAGCTGAAGGAACAAAGTACACAGCAATGGTGCAGCACATCGACGGAGACTTTGCCATCATCTCGCTGGAAGACACGGCACAGCTGACTGTGATCCAAATCAGCAGCCACCTGAATGAGACGTTTCTGTCCGAGTCAGAGAAGCTGAAGGCGGGGATGTGTTTGGCCGTCGAGGTCATAGAACCCAGCTGTCAGGAACTGCAGGGGCTCTCCCTGGTGTCGTGGCAGCGCACCGCACCAAACCGACAGCGCACCACCTCGGAAAATCAGACGAGCTCTAAGGGTTACTGCTTTGGTGACATCGTGCGGGGTAAAGTACGGACCGTGAAGCCCACCTCCCTTCAGGTCACACTAGAGGATGGAAGCACTGGCAGCGTGCACGTGTCTGAGGTGGTGGAGGGTGCAGATGTGTGTCAGGGATCGTTCCCCACTGCCTCTGTTAAAGTGGGCAGTACGGTCACCGCCAGGGTCATCGGAGGGCGAGAAGCCTCCAGTCACAG ATACTTGCCCTTCTCCCATCCCAAATTTACATACACCATTCCTGAGCTCACTCTCATACCCAG TAAACTTGATAAGTGTCCAGATCTCAAAGCAgttacagtaaaagaaaaaataaaccgCTATAAGGTCGGGGAAGAAGTGACATGCTTTGTATCAAAG TTTAATCCAGTGAGGAAGATTTTGGAGGTCACCACTGATCCTTGTGTTACTGGGACAGTTGAACTGCTGGCCATGATCACCGACCCAAAA gagGCCAGCCACCCAGAGAAGCTGTACAAGCTGGGCCAGGCAGTCCATGCCAAAGTGGTAGAAGTGATCTCCAAACCTCAACGCTTTATGCTGTCACTCACAG GTGTCCATAAACTGGAGAAATACAGTGTAGCTTTGGGGATGGTGACTAATATTCAGCCACAAGTTGGCCTCCTGGTCAAACTTCCCTTTGGCGGCATGGGAACTGTTGATGTCACTGACCTGGCTGATGCCTACAGGCCAAACCCCCTGGACGGGTACAGCAAGGATAAGCTGCTCAG GTTTTTCCTTTTTGGGGAAGAGAAAGGCAAGTGGCATTTGTCCCTACGTCCATCAAG GCTGAACCCACAGCAGGCCAAGCCAGCAAAGGACCCAGAAGTTTTGTCTGTAGACCAACTGAAGGCAGGCCAGATCATCAGAGGCTACGTCAAGTCCGTGGGAGAGCAGGGGGTCTTCATCAG GTTGTCAAGAAGCATCACAGGAAGAGCCCAACTTCAGCAGTCCACTAAGTACTTTGTTAACCACCACAAAGTCCTCTCTGAGCGCCTGACTCCCAACACCCTGCTCTCTACCAAGATcctcag TATTGACAAAGAGGAGGAGTTGGTCCACCTCTCGCTGCTCCCAGAGGACACCGGGAAGCCAGACGTCCTTCCAGAGTCTCTCGGTCTGCCGCTGCGTCTCTTcggagaggagaagaaggaacATGACACTAAGAAGAAGATGAAACGTGCAGCGTCTGAGAGCGAGCAG AAACAAAAAGAGTCCCAGGTccccaagaagaagaaaaccaaGAAAGCAAAGACTGACGACAGTGACAGCGGAGTGGAGGTGTACTTTAGAGAAGAGGAAGACAAGGAAGTTGAAGAAGAACCCACATCTAATTCTGTAAAA CAGGTGACGCACAGCTCAGCGGATCCATGCAGGCTGCAGGTGGCAACAGGTTTCTCCTGGGACGTGGGACTGAGCTCCCTGAAGCCTGCCTCTGCAGCGCAGGAGGGGGACTCCAGTGATGGAGAGGACCAAGATGGAAGCAGCAAG CCCCAGAAAAAGTCTCGTCATGAACTTGAGCAAGAGAAAAAGGCCGCAGAGAAGGCCCTGGTACAGCGTGAGACTGAGCTGATGGATCCGAGCCTGCGACCCCAGGACGCAGCCGCCTTTGAGCGCCTGCTCCTCGCTTCACCCAACAGCTCACTGCTTTGGCTCCAGTACATGGCTCACCATCTACAGGCCACCCAGATCGAGCAGGCCCGCGCTGTGGCCGAGAGGGCCATCAAGACCATCTCCTTTAG GGAAGAGCAAGAGAAGCTGAATGTGTGGGTGGCCCTGCTGAACCTGGAGAACATGTACGGCACTGAGGAGAGCCTGAAGAAAGTGTTTGAGCGGGCGCTGCAGTTCTGCGAGCCCATGCCTGTGTACCAGCAGCTGGCTGACATCTACGCAAAGTCCGACAAAACCAAG GAGGCGGAGGGCCTGTATAAGACGATGGTAAAGCGTTTCCGTCAGAACAAGGCAGTGTGGCTGAGCTACGGGACCTTCCTGCTCCAGCAGGGTCAAAGTGACACTGCCAGTGCTCTCCTGCAGAGGGCGCTCAAGAGTCTGCCCTCCAAAGAAA GTGTGGATGTGATTGCCAAGTTCGCTCAGCTGGAGTTCCGTTATGGTGATTCAGAGAAAGGTCGCACCATGTTTGACAAAGTCCTTACGAGCTACCCGAAACGCACAGACCTCTGGTCCGTCTTTATCGACCTTATGGTCAAACATGGATCACAGAAGGAAGTTAG GGCGCTCTTTGATCGCGTGATCCACCTGAGTGTTTCAGTAAAAAAGATCAAGTTCTTCTTCAAGCGTTACTTGGAGTACGAGAAGAAGCACGGCACTCCACAGAGCATCCAAGCAGTCAAGGAGAAGGCCATGGAATTTGTGGAAGCTAAAGGCACAGAGGCTGCCAACTAA
- the atp5md gene encoding ATP synthase F(0) complex subunit k, mitochondrial, which yields MGGHDAGSQHQFTGFAKYFNAYTITGRRNCVLATYASILAIGLFFKLKPKKQAAVTEK from the exons ATGGGAGGACACGACGCAGGATCCCAGCATCAGTTCACTGGATTTGCAAAGTACTTCAATGCATACACAATCACAGGAAGGAGGAAT tGTGTTTTGGCCACATATGCCAGCATACTAGCCATTGGCCTTTTCTTCAAATTGAAGCCCAAGAAACAGGCCGCTGTCACAGAAAAGTGA